From one Solanum lycopersicum chromosome 12, SLM_r2.1 genomic stretch:
- the LOC101255070 gene encoding kinesin-like protein KIN-14Q isoform X1 yields MDVGDWHDPLLITDASSQQQQQISLSFNKYYPFSLSCDLGNTVMDDSDCCTPIKIEEGCNAGNFKDPVAESVINGRDLLGFSLTSPDLVICTGSPDIPARNYGDSPEFLKGCSISLENGIKGSEEVQAATKLFTDWQGSKDDDLCAPADFELPSPPVEENSSELSVPIVSINVGSTDCISSESGIQFSEDKYFCGGNVLSTDTRIEESICASVYQTARVGNFSYHFNNLSAGFYLVDLHFVEVVLTDGSTGDRVFDVYIQQHKAISSLDILAHVGANKPLLISDLEAHVDGEEGISIRFEGVIGMPIVCGISIRKHSSRCTGECELFEFSENSPQRNSLEVNGDIKAAGKLQLANVSREKELEEVKRQVEELKRENELKCKECAEACRSLKELQNELMRKSMHVGSLAFAIEGQVKEKSKWFSSLRDLTRNLKILKMDQIKVSEEASTYKQQFLADFADMSSTIQSKLKEQVELHEDLKIKFIKGAKEQRELYNKVLDLKGNIRVFCRCRPLNTEETAAGASMTIDFEAAKDGELTVKSNGTSKKTFKFDAIFSPQANQAEVFEDTAPLATSVLDGYNACIFAYGQTGTGKTFTMEGTEESRGVNYRTLEELFRIIEERKNAVRYEISVSVLEVYNEQIRDLLVSGSQQGVKRLEIKQDGEGMHHVPGLVEAHVNNMNEVWEALRTGSNARAVGSTNANEHSSRSHCIHCVMVKGENLLNGECTRSKLWLIDLAGSERIAKTEVQGERLKETQNINRSLSALGDVISSLATKSAHIPFRNSKLTHLLQDSLGGDSKTLMFVQISPNENDLSETLCSLNFASRVRGIELGPAKKQVDSVELLKYKQMVEKGKQDMKNKDVQMKKMEDTVHGLDIKLKEKDMKNKSLQDKIKELEAQLLVERKLARQHVDSKIAEQFQQQHIRQQNEEEDAAPPTRLPLASKISALKTYDENKFPLNITRPLTENNSYKLSVPSANVDCALKHYDLTEKENKENNPDIDEQPVVLKRSGRASMCPIAHRILPTPAPRRNSLIPIRTLSAVPKLPPPLFPLRSIQSEGMEDADGADSKCLPEPTPQDSPKELKTASKKLNSVLRRSLQKKMQFKSPMQQNIRRVGVNVGMEKVRISIGSRGRMAQRVMLGNARRVPKENQQKQRWNIGTANKAVL; encoded by the exons ATGGATGTTGGTGACTGGCATGATCCACTTCTTATTACTGACGCTTCTtcccaacaacaacaacaaatatcgCTTAGCTTTAACAAATACT ACCCCTTTTCGTTGTCGTGTGATTTAGGAAATACAGTGATGGATGATTCTGATTGTTGTACCCCAATCAAGATTGAAG AAGGGTGTAATGCTGGAAATTTCAAGGACCCAGTTGCAGAAAGTGTGATTAATG GTAGAGATCTGTTGGGGTTTTCATTAACATCTCCTGATTTGGTGATTTGTACTGGATCACCAGATATTCCTGCTCGAAACTACGGAGATTCACCTGAGTTTTTGAAGGGTTGCTCCATTTCTCTAGAAAATGGAATTAAGGGTTCTGAAGAGGTTCAAGCTGCTACAAAGTTGTTCACAGATTGGCAGGGATCAAAGGATGACGATTTGTGTGCGCCAGCTGATTTTGAGCTTCCTTCTCCACCAGTTGAAGAGAATTCATCTGAACTTTCAGTGCCTATAGTTAGCATTAATGTTGGATCAACAGATTGCATCAGTTCTGAGAGTGGCATTCAGTTTTCGGAGGATAAATATTTCTGTGGAGGCAATGTTCTGAGTACTGACACTAGAATTGAGGAGAGTATATGTGCTAGTGTATATCAGACTGCACGCGTTGGGAATTTTTCATACCACTTTAACAATTTAAGTGCTGGATTTTATCTAGTTGATCTGCATTTTGTGGAGGTAGTCTTGACTGATGGTTCTACTGGAGATAGAGTCTTTGATGTTTACATTCAACAGCACAAG GCTATTTCGTCATTAGATATCCTTGCTCATGTGGGAGCAAATAAACCCCTGCTGATATCTGACCTTGAAGCTCATGTTGATGGTGAAGAAGGGATTTCCATAAGATTTGAAGGGGTAATAGGAATGCCAATTGTTTGTGGCATTTCTATAAGGAAACATTCTTCGAGAT GTACCGGAGAGTgtgaattatttgaattttctgAAAATTCTCCACAAAGAAACTCACTAGAG GTAAATGGTGATATTAAGGCAGCTGGAAAGCTTCAATTAGCAAATGTATCTCGGGAAAAGGAACTGGAGGAAGTAAAGAGGCAGGTGGAGGAACTTAAAAGGGAGAATGAACTGAAATGCAAAGAATGTGCTGAAGCTTGTAGGTCCTTAAAGGAGCTTCAGAATGAGCTCATGCGCAAATCAATGCACGTTGGATCACTCG CTTTTGCAATTGAGGGCCAAGTGAAAGAAAAGAGCAAGTGGTTTTCATCCTTGAGAGATCTGACAAGGAATTTGAAG ATTTTGAAAATGGATCAGATTAAAGTATCTGAGGAAGCTTCAACATATAAGCAGCAATTCCTAGCAGATTTTGCAGATATGAGCTCTACCATTCAGTCCAAAT TAAAGGAACAAGTTGAATTGCACGAAGATCTcaagatcaagttcatcaaGGGTGCTAAGGAACAGAGAGAACTTTATAACAAAGTTTTGGATTTAAAAG GGAACATTAGGGTCTTTTGCCGGTGTAGGCCTTTGAACACCGAAGAGACAGCTGCAGGAGCTTCAATGACAATTGACTTTGAAGCTGCAAAGGATGGGGAACTCACTGTGAAGTCCAACGGCACGTCTAAAAAGACCTTCAAATTTGATGCTATTTTTAGCCCCCAAGCCAACCAAG CTGAAGTATTTGAAGACACTGCTCCCCTGGCAACCTCGGTTCTAGATGGGTACAATGCTTGCATATTTGCCTACGGTCAGACAGGTACTGGCAAGACATTTACAATGGAAGGCACAGAAGAATCTCGTGGGGTCAATTACCGAACTCTTGAGGAGCTATTCCGCATTATTGAGGAGAGAAAGAACGCAGTTCGGTATGAAATATCAGTGAGCGTCTTGGAAGTATACAATGAGCAGATTCGGGATTTGCTTGTTTCAGGATCTCAACAAGGCGTGAAAAG GCTTGAAATCAAGCAAGATGGAGAAGGAATGCATCATGTTCCTGGACTAGTTGAGGCCCACGTGAATAATATGAATGAAGTTTGGGAAGCTTTACGAACTGGTAGCAATGCGAGGGCAGTTGGATCAACCAATGCAAATGAGCACAGCAGCCGATCACATTG CATACATTGTGTAATGGTTAAGGGAGAGAATTTGCTAAACGGGGAATGCACAAGAAGCAAACTGTGGCTAATTGATCTAGCAGGAAGTGAGAGGATAGCTAAGACAGAAGTACAGGGTGAAAGGCTAAAAGAAACCCAAAATATAAACAGATCTCTTTCTGCCCTTGGAGATGTGATATCTTCACTTGCAACAAAAAGCGCCCATATTCCATTCCG GAATTCGAAACTTACTCATTTGCTCCAAGACTCACTag GAGGAGATTCAAAAACATTGATGTTTGTACAGATCAGTCCTAATGAGAATGACTTGAGTGAGACTCTTTGCTCATTAAATTTTGCAAGTCGAGTTCGAGGTATAGAGCTAGGTCCAGCAAAAAAGCAAGTGGACAGTGTGGAGCTTCTGAAATACAAACAGATG GTCGAAAAGGGCAAACAAGATATGAAGAACAAAGATGTTCAGATGAAAAAGATGGAGGATACAGTTCACGGTTTGGATATtaaattaaaggaaaaggaTATGAAAAACAAAAGCCTTCAGGACAAG ATTAAAGAACTAGAAGCACAACTTCTTGTAGAGAGAAAACTTGCTCGACAGCACGTTGACTCTAAAATTGCTGAACAGTTTCAGCAACAGCATATCAGACAACAGAATGAGGAGGAAGATGCAGCACCACCTACGAGGCTACCACTTGCCAGCAAAATTTCTGCTCTGAAGACTTACGATGAAAATAAGTTCCCACTTAATATAACTCGACCACTAACTGAGAACAATTCCTACAAACTCTCGGTGCCTTCTGCTAATGTAGATTGTGCTTTGAAGCACTATGACCtgacagaaaaagaaaacaaggaAAACAATCCAGATATTGATGAACAACCAGTCGTTCTAAAGAGGTCAGGGAGAGCTTCTATGTGTCCCATTGCACACAGGATTCTTCCTACACCTGCTCCACGTCGTAACTCTCTAATTCCCATACGCACTCTATCAGCTGTACCTAAGTTGCCTCCTCCACTTTTTCCATTGAGATCAATTCAATCAGAGGGGATGGAAGATGCTGATGGAGCTGATTCAAAATGCTTACCTGAACCAACTCCACAGGATAGTCCTAAAGAGCTTAAGACAGCCAGTAAGAAGCTCAACAGTGTCCTGCGACGAAGTCTTCAGAAGAAAATGCAGTTCAAGTCTCCTATGCAACAGAACATCAGAAGAGTTGGCGTCAACGTGGGAATGGAGAAAGTTAGGATCTCTATTGGTAGTAGGGGAAGAATGGCTCAAAGAGTGATGCTTGGTAATGCTAGAAGAGTTCCAAAAGAAAATCAGCAGAAGCAAAGATGGAATATTGGAACAGCCAACAAAGCTGTTCTATGA
- the LOC101255070 gene encoding kinesin-like protein KIN-14Q isoform X5, with the protein MDVGDWHDPLLITDASSQQQQQISLSFNKYYPFSLSCDLGNTVMDDSDCCTPIKIEDIPARNYGDSPEFLKGCSISLENGIKGSEEVQAATKLFTDWQGSKDDDLCAPADFELPSPPVEENSSELSVPIVSINVGSTDCISSESGIQFSEDKYFCGGNVLSTDTRIEESICASVYQTARVGNFSYHFNNLSAGFYLVDLHFVEVVLTDGSTGDRVFDVYIQQHKAISSLDILAHVGANKPLLISDLEAHVDGEEGISIRFEGVIGMPIVCGISIRKHSSRCTGECELFEFSENSPQRNSLEVNGDIKAAGKLQLANVSREKELEEVKRQVEELKRENELKCKECAEACRSLKELQNELMRKSMHVGSLAFAIEGQVKEKSKWFSSLRDLTRNLKILKMDQIKVSEEASTYKQQFLADFADMSSTIQSKLKEQVELHEDLKIKFIKGAKEQRELYNKVLDLKGNIRVFCRCRPLNTEETAAGASMTIDFEAAKDGELTVKSNGTSKKTFKFDAIFSPQANQAEVFEDTAPLATSVLDGYNACIFAYGQTGTGKTFTMEGTEESRGVNYRTLEELFRIIEERKNAVRYEISVSVLEVYNEQIRDLLVSGSQQGVKRLEIKQDGEGMHHVPGLVEAHVNNMNEVWEALRTGSNARAVGSTNANEHSSRSHCIHCVMVKGENLLNGECTRSKLWLIDLAGSERIAKTEVQGERLKETQNINRSLSALGDVISSLATKSAHIPFRNSKLTHLLQDSLGGDSKTLMFVQISPNENDLSETLCSLNFASRVRGIELGPAKKQVDSVELLKYKQMVEKGKQDMKNKDVQMKKMEDTVHGLDIKLKEKDMKNKSLQDKIKELEAQLLVERKLARQHVDSKIAEQFQQQHIRQQNEEEDAAPPTRLPLASKISALKTYDENKFPLNITRPLTENNSYKLSVPSANVDCALKHYDLTEKENKENNPDIDEQPVVLKRSGRASMCPIAHRILPTPAPRRNSLIPIRTLSAVPKLPPPLFPLRSIQSEGMEDADGADSKCLPEPTPQDSPKELKTASKKLNSVLRRSLQKKMQFKSPMQQNIRRVGVNVGMEKVRISIGSRGRMAQRVMLGNARRVPKENQQKQRWNIGTANKAVL; encoded by the exons ATGGATGTTGGTGACTGGCATGATCCACTTCTTATTACTGACGCTTCTtcccaacaacaacaacaaatatcgCTTAGCTTTAACAAATACT ACCCCTTTTCGTTGTCGTGTGATTTAGGAAATACAGTGATGGATGATTCTGATTGTTGTACCCCAATCAAGATTGAAG ATATTCCTGCTCGAAACTACGGAGATTCACCTGAGTTTTTGAAGGGTTGCTCCATTTCTCTAGAAAATGGAATTAAGGGTTCTGAAGAGGTTCAAGCTGCTACAAAGTTGTTCACAGATTGGCAGGGATCAAAGGATGACGATTTGTGTGCGCCAGCTGATTTTGAGCTTCCTTCTCCACCAGTTGAAGAGAATTCATCTGAACTTTCAGTGCCTATAGTTAGCATTAATGTTGGATCAACAGATTGCATCAGTTCTGAGAGTGGCATTCAGTTTTCGGAGGATAAATATTTCTGTGGAGGCAATGTTCTGAGTACTGACACTAGAATTGAGGAGAGTATATGTGCTAGTGTATATCAGACTGCACGCGTTGGGAATTTTTCATACCACTTTAACAATTTAAGTGCTGGATTTTATCTAGTTGATCTGCATTTTGTGGAGGTAGTCTTGACTGATGGTTCTACTGGAGATAGAGTCTTTGATGTTTACATTCAACAGCACAAG GCTATTTCGTCATTAGATATCCTTGCTCATGTGGGAGCAAATAAACCCCTGCTGATATCTGACCTTGAAGCTCATGTTGATGGTGAAGAAGGGATTTCCATAAGATTTGAAGGGGTAATAGGAATGCCAATTGTTTGTGGCATTTCTATAAGGAAACATTCTTCGAGAT GTACCGGAGAGTgtgaattatttgaattttctgAAAATTCTCCACAAAGAAACTCACTAGAG GTAAATGGTGATATTAAGGCAGCTGGAAAGCTTCAATTAGCAAATGTATCTCGGGAAAAGGAACTGGAGGAAGTAAAGAGGCAGGTGGAGGAACTTAAAAGGGAGAATGAACTGAAATGCAAAGAATGTGCTGAAGCTTGTAGGTCCTTAAAGGAGCTTCAGAATGAGCTCATGCGCAAATCAATGCACGTTGGATCACTCG CTTTTGCAATTGAGGGCCAAGTGAAAGAAAAGAGCAAGTGGTTTTCATCCTTGAGAGATCTGACAAGGAATTTGAAG ATTTTGAAAATGGATCAGATTAAAGTATCTGAGGAAGCTTCAACATATAAGCAGCAATTCCTAGCAGATTTTGCAGATATGAGCTCTACCATTCAGTCCAAAT TAAAGGAACAAGTTGAATTGCACGAAGATCTcaagatcaagttcatcaaGGGTGCTAAGGAACAGAGAGAACTTTATAACAAAGTTTTGGATTTAAAAG GGAACATTAGGGTCTTTTGCCGGTGTAGGCCTTTGAACACCGAAGAGACAGCTGCAGGAGCTTCAATGACAATTGACTTTGAAGCTGCAAAGGATGGGGAACTCACTGTGAAGTCCAACGGCACGTCTAAAAAGACCTTCAAATTTGATGCTATTTTTAGCCCCCAAGCCAACCAAG CTGAAGTATTTGAAGACACTGCTCCCCTGGCAACCTCGGTTCTAGATGGGTACAATGCTTGCATATTTGCCTACGGTCAGACAGGTACTGGCAAGACATTTACAATGGAAGGCACAGAAGAATCTCGTGGGGTCAATTACCGAACTCTTGAGGAGCTATTCCGCATTATTGAGGAGAGAAAGAACGCAGTTCGGTATGAAATATCAGTGAGCGTCTTGGAAGTATACAATGAGCAGATTCGGGATTTGCTTGTTTCAGGATCTCAACAAGGCGTGAAAAG GCTTGAAATCAAGCAAGATGGAGAAGGAATGCATCATGTTCCTGGACTAGTTGAGGCCCACGTGAATAATATGAATGAAGTTTGGGAAGCTTTACGAACTGGTAGCAATGCGAGGGCAGTTGGATCAACCAATGCAAATGAGCACAGCAGCCGATCACATTG CATACATTGTGTAATGGTTAAGGGAGAGAATTTGCTAAACGGGGAATGCACAAGAAGCAAACTGTGGCTAATTGATCTAGCAGGAAGTGAGAGGATAGCTAAGACAGAAGTACAGGGTGAAAGGCTAAAAGAAACCCAAAATATAAACAGATCTCTTTCTGCCCTTGGAGATGTGATATCTTCACTTGCAACAAAAAGCGCCCATATTCCATTCCG GAATTCGAAACTTACTCATTTGCTCCAAGACTCACTag GAGGAGATTCAAAAACATTGATGTTTGTACAGATCAGTCCTAATGAGAATGACTTGAGTGAGACTCTTTGCTCATTAAATTTTGCAAGTCGAGTTCGAGGTATAGAGCTAGGTCCAGCAAAAAAGCAAGTGGACAGTGTGGAGCTTCTGAAATACAAACAGATG GTCGAAAAGGGCAAACAAGATATGAAGAACAAAGATGTTCAGATGAAAAAGATGGAGGATACAGTTCACGGTTTGGATATtaaattaaaggaaaaggaTATGAAAAACAAAAGCCTTCAGGACAAG ATTAAAGAACTAGAAGCACAACTTCTTGTAGAGAGAAAACTTGCTCGACAGCACGTTGACTCTAAAATTGCTGAACAGTTTCAGCAACAGCATATCAGACAACAGAATGAGGAGGAAGATGCAGCACCACCTACGAGGCTACCACTTGCCAGCAAAATTTCTGCTCTGAAGACTTACGATGAAAATAAGTTCCCACTTAATATAACTCGACCACTAACTGAGAACAATTCCTACAAACTCTCGGTGCCTTCTGCTAATGTAGATTGTGCTTTGAAGCACTATGACCtgacagaaaaagaaaacaaggaAAACAATCCAGATATTGATGAACAACCAGTCGTTCTAAAGAGGTCAGGGAGAGCTTCTATGTGTCCCATTGCACACAGGATTCTTCCTACACCTGCTCCACGTCGTAACTCTCTAATTCCCATACGCACTCTATCAGCTGTACCTAAGTTGCCTCCTCCACTTTTTCCATTGAGATCAATTCAATCAGAGGGGATGGAAGATGCTGATGGAGCTGATTCAAAATGCTTACCTGAACCAACTCCACAGGATAGTCCTAAAGAGCTTAAGACAGCCAGTAAGAAGCTCAACAGTGTCCTGCGACGAAGTCTTCAGAAGAAAATGCAGTTCAAGTCTCCTATGCAACAGAACATCAGAAGAGTTGGCGTCAACGTGGGAATGGAGAAAGTTAGGATCTCTATTGGTAGTAGGGGAAGAATGGCTCAAAGAGTGATGCTTGGTAATGCTAGAAGAGTTCCAAAAGAAAATCAGCAGAAGCAAAGATGGAATATTGGAACAGCCAACAAAGCTGTTCTATGA
- the LOC101255070 gene encoding kinesin-like protein KIN-14Q isoform X4, with protein sequence MDVGDWHDPLLITDASSQQQQQISLSFNKYYPFSLSCDLGNTVMDDSDCCTPIKIEGCNAGNFKDPVAESVINDIPARNYGDSPEFLKGCSISLENGIKGSEEVQAATKLFTDWQGSKDDDLCAPADFELPSPPVEENSSELSVPIVSINVGSTDCISSESGIQFSEDKYFCGGNVLSTDTRIEESICASVYQTARVGNFSYHFNNLSAGFYLVDLHFVEVVLTDGSTGDRVFDVYIQQHKAISSLDILAHVGANKPLLISDLEAHVDGEEGISIRFEGVIGMPIVCGISIRKHSSRCTGECELFEFSENSPQRNSLEVNGDIKAAGKLQLANVSREKELEEVKRQVEELKRENELKCKECAEACRSLKELQNELMRKSMHVGSLAFAIEGQVKEKSKWFSSLRDLTRNLKILKMDQIKVSEEASTYKQQFLADFADMSSTIQSKLKEQVELHEDLKIKFIKGAKEQRELYNKVLDLKGNIRVFCRCRPLNTEETAAGASMTIDFEAAKDGELTVKSNGTSKKTFKFDAIFSPQANQAEVFEDTAPLATSVLDGYNACIFAYGQTGTGKTFTMEGTEESRGVNYRTLEELFRIIEERKNAVRYEISVSVLEVYNEQIRDLLVSGSQQGVKRLEIKQDGEGMHHVPGLVEAHVNNMNEVWEALRTGSNARAVGSTNANEHSSRSHCIHCVMVKGENLLNGECTRSKLWLIDLAGSERIAKTEVQGERLKETQNINRSLSALGDVISSLATKSAHIPFRNSKLTHLLQDSLGGDSKTLMFVQISPNENDLSETLCSLNFASRVRGIELGPAKKQVDSVELLKYKQMVEKGKQDMKNKDVQMKKMEDTVHGLDIKLKEKDMKNKSLQDKIKELEAQLLVERKLARQHVDSKIAEQFQQQHIRQQNEEEDAAPPTRLPLASKISALKTYDENKFPLNITRPLTENNSYKLSVPSANVDCALKHYDLTEKENKENNPDIDEQPVVLKRSGRASMCPIAHRILPTPAPRRNSLIPIRTLSAVPKLPPPLFPLRSIQSEGMEDADGADSKCLPEPTPQDSPKELKTASKKLNSVLRRSLQKKMQFKSPMQQNIRRVGVNVGMEKVRISIGSRGRMAQRVMLGNARRVPKENQQKQRWNIGTANKAVL encoded by the exons ATGGATGTTGGTGACTGGCATGATCCACTTCTTATTACTGACGCTTCTtcccaacaacaacaacaaatatcgCTTAGCTTTAACAAATACT ACCCCTTTTCGTTGTCGTGTGATTTAGGAAATACAGTGATGGATGATTCTGATTGTTGTACCCCAATCAAGATTGAAG GGTGTAATGCTGGAAATTTCAAGGACCCAGTTGCAGAAAGTGTGATTAATG ATATTCCTGCTCGAAACTACGGAGATTCACCTGAGTTTTTGAAGGGTTGCTCCATTTCTCTAGAAAATGGAATTAAGGGTTCTGAAGAGGTTCAAGCTGCTACAAAGTTGTTCACAGATTGGCAGGGATCAAAGGATGACGATTTGTGTGCGCCAGCTGATTTTGAGCTTCCTTCTCCACCAGTTGAAGAGAATTCATCTGAACTTTCAGTGCCTATAGTTAGCATTAATGTTGGATCAACAGATTGCATCAGTTCTGAGAGTGGCATTCAGTTTTCGGAGGATAAATATTTCTGTGGAGGCAATGTTCTGAGTACTGACACTAGAATTGAGGAGAGTATATGTGCTAGTGTATATCAGACTGCACGCGTTGGGAATTTTTCATACCACTTTAACAATTTAAGTGCTGGATTTTATCTAGTTGATCTGCATTTTGTGGAGGTAGTCTTGACTGATGGTTCTACTGGAGATAGAGTCTTTGATGTTTACATTCAACAGCACAAG GCTATTTCGTCATTAGATATCCTTGCTCATGTGGGAGCAAATAAACCCCTGCTGATATCTGACCTTGAAGCTCATGTTGATGGTGAAGAAGGGATTTCCATAAGATTTGAAGGGGTAATAGGAATGCCAATTGTTTGTGGCATTTCTATAAGGAAACATTCTTCGAGAT GTACCGGAGAGTgtgaattatttgaattttctgAAAATTCTCCACAAAGAAACTCACTAGAG GTAAATGGTGATATTAAGGCAGCTGGAAAGCTTCAATTAGCAAATGTATCTCGGGAAAAGGAACTGGAGGAAGTAAAGAGGCAGGTGGAGGAACTTAAAAGGGAGAATGAACTGAAATGCAAAGAATGTGCTGAAGCTTGTAGGTCCTTAAAGGAGCTTCAGAATGAGCTCATGCGCAAATCAATGCACGTTGGATCACTCG CTTTTGCAATTGAGGGCCAAGTGAAAGAAAAGAGCAAGTGGTTTTCATCCTTGAGAGATCTGACAAGGAATTTGAAG ATTTTGAAAATGGATCAGATTAAAGTATCTGAGGAAGCTTCAACATATAAGCAGCAATTCCTAGCAGATTTTGCAGATATGAGCTCTACCATTCAGTCCAAAT TAAAGGAACAAGTTGAATTGCACGAAGATCTcaagatcaagttcatcaaGGGTGCTAAGGAACAGAGAGAACTTTATAACAAAGTTTTGGATTTAAAAG GGAACATTAGGGTCTTTTGCCGGTGTAGGCCTTTGAACACCGAAGAGACAGCTGCAGGAGCTTCAATGACAATTGACTTTGAAGCTGCAAAGGATGGGGAACTCACTGTGAAGTCCAACGGCACGTCTAAAAAGACCTTCAAATTTGATGCTATTTTTAGCCCCCAAGCCAACCAAG CTGAAGTATTTGAAGACACTGCTCCCCTGGCAACCTCGGTTCTAGATGGGTACAATGCTTGCATATTTGCCTACGGTCAGACAGGTACTGGCAAGACATTTACAATGGAAGGCACAGAAGAATCTCGTGGGGTCAATTACCGAACTCTTGAGGAGCTATTCCGCATTATTGAGGAGAGAAAGAACGCAGTTCGGTATGAAATATCAGTGAGCGTCTTGGAAGTATACAATGAGCAGATTCGGGATTTGCTTGTTTCAGGATCTCAACAAGGCGTGAAAAG GCTTGAAATCAAGCAAGATGGAGAAGGAATGCATCATGTTCCTGGACTAGTTGAGGCCCACGTGAATAATATGAATGAAGTTTGGGAAGCTTTACGAACTGGTAGCAATGCGAGGGCAGTTGGATCAACCAATGCAAATGAGCACAGCAGCCGATCACATTG CATACATTGTGTAATGGTTAAGGGAGAGAATTTGCTAAACGGGGAATGCACAAGAAGCAAACTGTGGCTAATTGATCTAGCAGGAAGTGAGAGGATAGCTAAGACAGAAGTACAGGGTGAAAGGCTAAAAGAAACCCAAAATATAAACAGATCTCTTTCTGCCCTTGGAGATGTGATATCTTCACTTGCAACAAAAAGCGCCCATATTCCATTCCG GAATTCGAAACTTACTCATTTGCTCCAAGACTCACTag GAGGAGATTCAAAAACATTGATGTTTGTACAGATCAGTCCTAATGAGAATGACTTGAGTGAGACTCTTTGCTCATTAAATTTTGCAAGTCGAGTTCGAGGTATAGAGCTAGGTCCAGCAAAAAAGCAAGTGGACAGTGTGGAGCTTCTGAAATACAAACAGATG GTCGAAAAGGGCAAACAAGATATGAAGAACAAAGATGTTCAGATGAAAAAGATGGAGGATACAGTTCACGGTTTGGATATtaaattaaaggaaaaggaTATGAAAAACAAAAGCCTTCAGGACAAG ATTAAAGAACTAGAAGCACAACTTCTTGTAGAGAGAAAACTTGCTCGACAGCACGTTGACTCTAAAATTGCTGAACAGTTTCAGCAACAGCATATCAGACAACAGAATGAGGAGGAAGATGCAGCACCACCTACGAGGCTACCACTTGCCAGCAAAATTTCTGCTCTGAAGACTTACGATGAAAATAAGTTCCCACTTAATATAACTCGACCACTAACTGAGAACAATTCCTACAAACTCTCGGTGCCTTCTGCTAATGTAGATTGTGCTTTGAAGCACTATGACCtgacagaaaaagaaaacaaggaAAACAATCCAGATATTGATGAACAACCAGTCGTTCTAAAGAGGTCAGGGAGAGCTTCTATGTGTCCCATTGCACACAGGATTCTTCCTACACCTGCTCCACGTCGTAACTCTCTAATTCCCATACGCACTCTATCAGCTGTACCTAAGTTGCCTCCTCCACTTTTTCCATTGAGATCAATTCAATCAGAGGGGATGGAAGATGCTGATGGAGCTGATTCAAAATGCTTACCTGAACCAACTCCACAGGATAGTCCTAAAGAGCTTAAGACAGCCAGTAAGAAGCTCAACAGTGTCCTGCGACGAAGTCTTCAGAAGAAAATGCAGTTCAAGTCTCCTATGCAACAGAACATCAGAAGAGTTGGCGTCAACGTGGGAATGGAGAAAGTTAGGATCTCTATTGGTAGTAGGGGAAGAATGGCTCAAAGAGTGATGCTTGGTAATGCTAGAAGAGTTCCAAAAGAAAATCAGCAGAAGCAAAGATGGAATATTGGAACAGCCAACAAAGCTGTTCTATGA